Proteins from a single region of Rhodovibrio salinarum DSM 9154:
- a CDS encoding aminotransferase family protein gives MTNAQNAAPQRTRHEAHPPSHLFYQGRQRRPLIDRADGLYIWDVHGRCYLDGSSGAMVSNIGHSNPHVLQAMQAQMARATFAYRLHFENAPAEELAARVADRLPGDLDRVFFVSGGSEAVESAIKLARQWAVATDQDSRWKVITRQPSYHGSTLGALAITGYEPLNAPFRPMMREMPAIPAPTAYLDRDALSMEERGRRYADLLADEIERQGPDSVLAFIMEPVGGASTGALVAPDSYYTRVAEICRHYGVLLIYDEVMSGAGRTGAFVAAEHWGITPDIMVLSKGFAAGYAPLGAMAAPGRLVEPVLDAGGFLHGYTYAGNPLACAAGLAVLEEIDRKHLIDNAAIRGTSLLQRLAELKERFPFIGDVRGKGLLTAIELVADRETMAVLPPSLNAHARVVELAYERGLIVYSRRTRGGMEGDHIMVCPPMIVTEAQLDELVGMLAAALAAFAREAGLPGG, from the coding sequence ATGACCAACGCACAGAACGCCGCCCCGCAAAGAACGCGTCACGAGGCCCATCCACCGTCCCACCTGTTCTATCAAGGCCGCCAGCGCCGGCCGCTGATCGACCGGGCGGACGGCCTCTACATCTGGGACGTCCACGGCCGCTGCTACCTGGACGGCTCGTCCGGCGCGATGGTCTCGAACATCGGCCATTCCAACCCACACGTGCTGCAAGCGATGCAGGCGCAGATGGCGCGCGCCACCTTCGCCTACCGGCTGCATTTCGAAAATGCCCCGGCGGAGGAACTGGCCGCCAGGGTGGCCGACCGCCTGCCGGGCGATCTGGACCGGGTGTTCTTCGTCTCCGGCGGGTCGGAAGCGGTGGAGTCCGCGATCAAGCTGGCCCGGCAATGGGCAGTGGCGACCGACCAGGACAGCCGCTGGAAGGTGATCACCCGGCAGCCGTCCTACCACGGCTCCACCCTCGGCGCGCTCGCGATCACCGGCTACGAACCGCTAAACGCCCCCTTCCGCCCGATGATGCGGGAGATGCCGGCGATCCCCGCACCGACCGCCTATCTGGACCGCGACGCGCTGTCGATGGAGGAACGCGGCCGTCGCTACGCCGACCTGCTGGCCGACGAGATCGAGCGCCAAGGCCCGGACAGCGTGCTCGCGTTCATCATGGAGCCGGTCGGCGGGGCCTCCACCGGGGCGCTCGTCGCGCCCGACAGCTACTACACCCGAGTGGCCGAGATCTGCCGGCACTACGGCGTGCTCCTGATCTACGACGAGGTGATGAGCGGGGCCGGACGCACCGGCGCCTTCGTCGCCGCGGAGCACTGGGGCATCACGCCCGACATCATGGTGCTGTCCAAGGGCTTCGCCGCCGGCTACGCGCCGCTGGGCGCGATGGCGGCGCCCGGTCGGCTGGTCGAACCGGTTCTGGACGCCGGCGGGTTCCTGCACGGCTACACCTACGCCGGCAACCCGCTTGCCTGCGCTGCCGGGCTGGCGGTGCTGGAGGAGATCGACCGCAAGCACCTGATCGACAATGCGGCCATCCGGGGCACCAGCCTGCTGCAGCGCCTGGCCGAGCTGAAGGAACGCTTTCCCTTCATCGGCGACGTCCGTGGCAAGGGCCTGCTGACCGCGATCGAGCTGGTCGCGGACCGGGAGACGATGGCGGTGCTGCCACCGTCCCTGAACGCCCACGCCCGCGTCGTGGAACTCGCTTACGAGCGTGGGCTGATCGTCTACTCCCGACGGACCCGGGGCGGTATGGAGGGCGACCACATCATGGTCTGCCCACCGATGATCGTGACCGAAGCGCAACTCGATGAGTTGGTCGGCATGCTCGCCGCCGCGCTCGCCGCCTTCGCGCGCGAAGCCGGGCTGCCGGGCGGGTAA
- a CDS encoding 3-keto-5-aminohexanoate cleavage protein, whose amino-acid sequence MSAALPVTPEQIAEQAVGAAEAGAAILHLHARDPADGRPTPEPEVFRQFLPRIKDATDAVVNVTTGGGHNMSVAERTAAGRQLAPEMCSLNMGSMNFGLFPAAERFSDWKHAWEPKYLEDTRDFIFKNTFADIETILHDLGEANGTRFEFECYDVGHIHTLGHFLERGLVKPPLFVQFVLGVLGGIGPTADNLLHMKRTADAVLGDAYHFSVLAAGRHQLRLVTMGAALGGHVRVGLEDSLFIAKGEMAQSNAQQVAKIRRILEELSLEPATPTEAREMLQLKGVDQVAF is encoded by the coding sequence ATGAGCGCGGCGCTGCCGGTGACGCCGGAGCAGATCGCCGAACAGGCGGTGGGCGCGGCGGAAGCGGGGGCGGCGATCCTGCACCTGCACGCGCGCGATCCCGCCGACGGCCGCCCCACCCCCGAGCCCGAGGTGTTCCGCCAGTTCCTACCCCGGATCAAGGACGCCACCGATGCGGTGGTCAACGTCACCACCGGCGGCGGGCACAACATGAGCGTGGCAGAACGCACGGCCGCCGGACGGCAACTCGCGCCGGAGATGTGCTCGCTCAACATGGGCTCGATGAACTTCGGCCTATTCCCGGCCGCGGAACGCTTCTCGGATTGGAAGCACGCCTGGGAACCCAAGTACCTGGAAGATACCCGCGACTTCATCTTCAAGAACACCTTCGCCGACATCGAGACGATCCTGCACGACCTGGGCGAGGCGAACGGCACCCGCTTCGAGTTCGAGTGCTACGACGTCGGCCACATCCACACCCTGGGGCACTTCCTGGAGCGCGGCTTGGTCAAGCCACCGCTGTTCGTCCAGTTCGTCCTGGGCGTGCTGGGCGGGATCGGGCCGACGGCGGACAACCTGCTGCACATGAAGCGCACCGCCGATGCCGTCCTGGGCGACGCCTACCACTTCTCCGTACTCGCGGCCGGACGGCATCAGCTGCGGCTGGTTACCATGGGCGCGGCGCTGGGCGGTCACGTACGCGTCGGGCTGGAGGACAGCCTGTTCATCGCGAAGGGCGAGATGGCGCAGTCGAACGCACAGCAGGTGGCCAAGATCCGCCGCATCCTGGAGGAGCTGTCGCTCGAACCCGCCACGCCAACCGAGGCGCGGGAAATGCTGCAACTCAAGGGCGTCGATCAGGTCGCCTTCTGA